gacttaattttttacgctcttcaatttgatagtttcgttcgagtctacccgacgaaattatttatattagaataattttgtgagtattttgcattacctgaaatgaattatggcaattatgcgttacggggcaatgaatgtttgtgttttgagacagttttgtctttcggaaacttttgtcctccctttttttccgaacaaaacgggactacgcaacactgtggttgctcgatatttttaaagtacggttttaaggtgtattaaatatgattttaatctaaactttgttttcacgcccgtaataacagactttgaaagccacattgaaaaacctcacgcaacagtggcgccatctagaaagacaaaaaacgatagccctcattgggtagTTTCGCCagtaaaaattttgtttttttgacaACAGAAAAAATTTACCCAATATTTGCtgattacataatttaattactgACGGACTAATCACAATTTTTTAGGACGCTGACCCATTATGATAGGGTTGGGTtgcgaaaaaataaagttactcAGTATTGATTATTTCTTTCACGCAAGTTAACTACAACCCGCCataagaattgcgaaactgaagtggcatcGGGCGGGGCACAAtggtcgcaggactgatggccgatggggtcagaaggttctcgaatggcgtccgaggaccgggagacgagctgtcggtaggcctccaaaaAGATGGAGTgactggttaagatcgcgggatcgcggtggatgcggaaagcacaagacggtctgagtggagagccttggggaaggcctatgtccagcagtggacgtctatcGGCTGACATGACATGATGAAGCTAACTACAAggaaattgcaaaaaaaatataaagaaaattatCTGATGCTCTAATCTGAAAACAAATGGCATTTAATTTACTGTCTAAGAACGAAGATAACAGCATGTTTTGTTTGACAATCTATGTCTCTATGATGTGTCAAAAGTAGACCTATACTATAATGTTTTTATGGAAATCAGCctagcaattaaaaaaaaactcacatttgAGACTTGAAAGTATGactaagggataagttcgcctttgtacctacatctttgtcttgttatgtatgtacagtcgccatcagaaaTTTCGGAGCGCCCaaagtgatcaaaaatatcgaaacatgaactttaataccttaataatagagtgcatgtgccgatatttttgaccaccttggccgctccggaatatctgatggcgactgtacttgtgtttacccgcggcttcgcacgcgtaaatacattttacaaaatttccgtggaaatatcgagataaaaagtagcgtatgttaTGTATTATTCGAGACGTCTGGCTatctacattccaaatttcatcgaaatccgtgCAGACATTCTAAGGTgaagaagtaaaaaacaaaaaattccttgggaattcccgaaaattacatcgttgttttcattgacgtcgcattaaaacaaccatgccaaattttacGACTctaactatcccgtgggattattggaataaaaagcagcctatgtgttattccagatgtccagctatcgaCATACCAAATCTcaaccaaatccgtccagccgttttaacgtgaagaagtaacacatacttacaaacttttgcatttataatattagtaggattcattTCAAATGTCTTATGTACAATCAAATATTAATACAACAGTGATTTctataataatcaaaataaaaataaaattaagttaaattatatTCACTGTACATGTAACATACAACATCACAAAATAATTCATTAAATTGTAATTCTGAAACATAACAATAGAACAAAAGCTTGTGATATTAGCATATTATTCGCTGAGCATACAAATGtgtttaggtacctacaaaaactACACAACATAAAATCAGAATAGAACCAATACAGTTATGATAAAACTGTTATCAACTTATCATTTTGTGGGCAAATGATGGAAACTCATTTGTCATCCATTTGGACAGTCTGTTAAAATGCTAACCACAAATTGACACACTGATAACAATCTGGTTGCAAGTATATTGCGAACTAGAAAGCAATAGTGccaatttgttaaaaattagtCTTTTAGTCAAGTGATCCATAACTTTATCATTCCCTGGCATGGTTATTCCATTGTTTTCTTTTAGTATAGTGTACCACAACTTGTTTAACACTCTTAATAAAgggaaaataacaaaaaaaaacttttcatgtCCACTCACATGTATTTTTTGTGCCAACCAACATGGAAAAGCCTTTGGAAAAGTGGTACATCTCTTTaatcacaaaaaatataattgagtGTAATGGGTATTATTTACCAGGTTGTGATTTGGTAAACTAAATCTACTTACCTTAAACTTAGTCCTATTTTAAGTTAtctaatcaaaataaatgaaatctaGAAACCATCAACGCAATGGTTACAATCATACAACACTCATATGATAGGTAATATTTGTCTACAGAACTGTGAAACGAAAAAAGACGTtcaaaatcatacaaaatgtgATTTTCAAAAACATATGGGACCTATCTTTCAGAAAATATAGTTGCATGCTAATGAAGCGCCCACTGTTAAGCTGTACTGCCATGCCATGACTAAACTGTCTTTTAGTTCTAATATGCATAGCAGTATCTCAGATCATTTATCAATGTCATATCATGCCATTACAGCCTTATATTCATGAGAATGGATCAACATTAAGTAACTGTAAAATGCAATACTTACTTGTAACAATTCTATAAAATGAGTTATCTTTGTCAGCATTGTGTGGTCCGACAGCCTCCCAACTTGTGCGGCCTGGCCAGGCTTCAAGAACAACAAAAAATCTTCTACAAAGTCCTTATGTTCTACTCCAAATAACTGCTCTATCTTTCTATATAAATCTACAGGAGTCTCCTTGGAAGGGTCAAAGGATTTCAATATACTTTGGAACTGTACAAACTTATTAGTAGGCACCGTTTGGTTTGAAGAGAATCTTGATTGTACTTTTGTATAGTAGGATCTAACTAAAgctgaaacaaataaaacaaatttcacATTAAAATACAGATATCAACAGTGGAAATTGCTtgaatttcttttcttttattcatATGAGCGTAAACTAGCTaggataaacaaaataaatatcctTTGCATGTAAATAATAGAGGGAAAAAAACTATGCCAGTTAGCAACAGATGATAAAAACTTGTTTGCAACTTTTGTTTACCCATTAAAATAGCATCTCCGTTACCAAGTCTTGTGACCTAATTTCCTGACATACTTGCATGATATTATAATAAGAAAGTTTAACAGAAGAATACAGAAGTAACAATGAAAAATTATGTATAGTTGTGCAACCAACCTGCATCTAATGCTCTGTCTTGTTTTTTCCCAGGTGTAGTAATTGCTGGCTCTTTCTTTTTACTTTGATCATCCTGTACAGGTGTGGGAGGACCTAGATTTACCTTTACTGGAGGGggctaaaacaacaaaaaacatctCTGACATCGTAACACAGAACGAAGAATACCTATCAAACACAAACTTCGCGATTGTTTGTTATTAAAGATAAGATGAATAAAACTCCACCCCTGTCAGTATATACTAGAGTTAATATGTTCAGCAGTGACCTAATTACAAATGCTAAAGTGTTGATTCATGATTATGTGTCCAGCACCACCAGAGGCATGTATACGCAATAGTTCACAACAAGGCCTTGGTATTTGACTCACCTCTGGATTTATGTCACATTTAGGGGCAGAATTCTGACTGAAAAAACTTGTACTGGGCTCGATTTTATTTCCAAATGCATCCTGGCTTTCCCTTGTAAACAAAATTGGCATAGAAGGCAGCATCTAGAAAATATTATGGTCGTCCCCGCTAAAACAACGTAATGACTGCGAATTTCACTCGACGATTTAGCGCGTTTTCTTCATGATTTAAGACTTCAAAACACAAGCACTTAAAAAGCGTAACACAGATTACTGGATTATGTTAAAATCAGACATGATATAACGGATTTAATGAATTATATTTTACCAAACAACACAACAAGAACGAATGGAAACATTTTTTTGACAGATGGAGTGGAGTCGACGACATAAGACATAATGGACGCGGTCGTGTCAGCGTTTCATTTttagtattataattaattatttagcggtattaatatacaataatcataatacaaaaaataagttgttaaaataaacttttcaatATCTatgttctatattttttttgtcttaattcaaagctaaattaaatttggtaaacttcGCGCGACTTTCAAAAGTTACAATGAAAAGTCTTCTGAAAAGTTATTAAGATTAGACTAACTTAACTTGACTTGACTTACTAAGATTAACTTCTTGCTAATATCTcctcattcattttttttatcctaaaaaatattaaataattcccAGTACCTAGGTATTTAAACTGTACGGACTCATTTTGTCCAGTTATGTGCaggacatgaaataaaatgcaCAGCTTGTAAGAATTAATAATTTACAGTGTAAGATTAGGATAATTCatagatatatttttgatttatacCTAAACAACGCATCCTGCTGCACgacaaaatacttaatttaaaaaatgaagtgtTGGTAAATCATAGGctttttattttcgtattttatttatttatttttgtactcaGATATTATCTACAGATGCTGAAACTTTTATGGTATACACTGACTGTTCCACCACCTTTTATGCATTCAGCACAGCACCATATTTTTACTAAACTCAAACAACCCTTCATTTGACAGTAGGCACAAATATAGCCCACGAATAGAATGCCATCGATGTACATAAAAATACCGATATAATACCGATGAGTTAATGTTTGTCCCCGTTGTCTAGATACCGCATCGATTTTGCAGCATTACCTTGCCGATAACTCTTGCTTaggagcaaataaaatataaataataaacataaaataattaatgataaGTAAAGAAATGGCGTCAATTTTGCCAGCGGGGCTGCGAAATGGAGTAAGTTTACCATACCAATCACTGAGATTTTGTAGGCATTTACGTAAAACGTTATCAGGGCATAGGTAGGTAAAGTTTTTGCTACTTTTCGTATCTATAATTGTGTGCTTTGTTTGGAAATTTTAGGAACACTTTAATTGCACATAGCTGCTTAAGCTCGCGGCTTTACGACCCCAGTGGAagaataaatagtagattgtacaacgagagcatacaTGCATTGTTTAATTGTAATTGTTGTTGCTTATAATTgtaagtttttagttttattgcttttatttttgttttatataaattaaattttgtttgtaatgAACAAACACAATAACTGCTCACCCGCAACTTTATGATAGctgtttatgcaagatatgcgtgttcatgcagttcctccacctcactccctcactacactgacgcgtttcgaactaaaccagagctcatctccattaatatggacctccgcaaagtaacgcctgattcagcaAAATTTTCACTTCTCTTGCTCGTATATTTCGTGTTTATGCTAGACCTAGGGCGACATTAAATGACTTTATGCTTCccaaattgaagaggtttttttccaGCGTTAAAGCTTAACATTtacagctttatcgctatatgtcacgtgaccaaatttgacgctggaaaggagcgtcgagcgactgcaggTGACCGCGCCTTTAGACCCTGTCCAAACGGAGTGTTTTGCACGCGAGGGCACTCGCGCGTAGACACTCGCGTGTTCCCGAGGTACTAGAGGTAAATACACCTAGTCCAGATGCTCTCGCTATGGAAGCGCGCGAGAGCATTTGGACGAGGTGTATATCTCTAGTTAAGTACCTCGGGAACGCACGAGTGTCTACGCGCGAGTGCCCTCGCGTgcaaaacgctccgtctggacCGGGTCTTAAGCCGGGTatccactgagcgagccgcctcGCGAGGCAGCCAATTTTGGTGCGATTTTGAGCCCTGTGTCGAACAAAATCATGCGTctcgctcagtggagacccAGCTTTACGCTGGCAATGAATTAAAACTGCAAGCGTTTCACCGCGCTTGAAGGCTTATTTAAAAGGAAATGACGAATTTCCTTCTGTTGGGAAAGCGATGGCTCAGTAACCTTTTGCGCGTTTAAGTGTTGGCATAATAATTTTGCAAgtcagagtaaaaaaaaattgtttttttcttaaaatggAAAACTCCAAAAATAGTGATGGTGCTACATGCCCGATGGACGAAATAATAACAAAGGAGCAGGACGCGTCTACAGGAGTTCTAAGCACTCttgtaaacaaatgtttttatttctattttttattaaatatttatttatagttgtaGTCGAACTATATCTGGCTGGGGTAAACGACTATTGGGGTAGACTCAATACCGTTCATAATTAAGCGAGAAAACTAGAATCGTATTGTTTcattttgttgtttgttataCGAAATGTATGGATCTTCAATGTACAGTGCGACAAAGACCTTAATGAACGTGGATGACGTTTGCACGAGGGCGCTTTAATTTATTCATtggtattattaaattattattaatattagctTTATATTACTAGTACCATAGCCGAATACAAACTAAAAACCACGAACAAAAAACATAATGAACTGTAAAAAGTGAAGTTTAGTAAGATAGCCGCATGAGTACTGTTTTTTGCCGCATCTTTAGCGCCTGTATCAgaagtacagtcaaagaaactgaatagcgtaccagggtggaaagttTGTGCTACGAATGCCATGACATGCCGTACAGTATCTGCCAAAGGGatcatagcgaaattaattACGAAACGTTCCTTTGTACCTATGTGATTCAGTTGCCTCAACTGTACATAGTCGTACATATCAATGTTAAACAAGCCTGatattcatcaccatcatcatcccagcctatatacgtcccactgctgggcacaggcctcctctcagaacaagagggcttgggctatagttcccacgcgggcccagtgcggattgggaacttcacacgcaccattaaattgcttcgcaggtttgtgcaggtttcctcacgatgttttccttcaccgcaaagctcgtggtaaatttcaaatgtaattccgcacatgaatttggaaaaactcagaggtgcgagccggggtttgaacccacgaccctttgtttgagaggcgataggaagcatgatattatgtagaaaaaaccggccaagagcgtgtcggattcgcccaaaatagggttccgtagccatgacgaaaaaaataagtaatattattttaaggattttatacggaatcttccaagtttaggtatatttaataccttagactgctatttactcttaaactactaataattctcaagcaaacttagccgttatagttttccttgaaagtttgatatacttactaattttttcaaatttttccaaccaccggtttagattttagaggggggggggacgggacgctcgatttgaatatttcgcaaacatatcagtgaatcgaaaaatcgtcttagcaaatccctaatggttctaaaagacctatccaacgataccccacactatagggttggatgagaaaaaaaaaactttatgtcTGAGagggaacaaaaaaaaattttttctaatttttaattgtactattttgtcggcatagtttacctttatatccgtgcaaaattacagctttctagcattgatagtccctgagcaaagccgcggacggacagacagacagacatggcgatactataagggttccgtttttgccattttggctccggaaccctaaaaactggttCGCTAGGACTAAAAACAGGTACATTTTCACTGTCCAGGTTAAAGGTCTCGACGCCAACCGTTATGCCACCAAGAAGACAGTGGCCCAGGGCATGCTGGACATCGCACTGCTGACCTCAAACGCGTCCCAGCTCAAATACGTCCTCCAAGTGGGCCCCAAACATGAGTTCTATACACTGCTTGTCGTGCTTATATCCATATCTTTGGTACTGCAGGTAAGATACAATAATGGAATTTATGTTCGATACACACTGAGCTATTGCTATATATATCCTGAGTTAATCAGTATAGACCGCCTCTATACCTACTGCGCGTGACACGTTACGCACTTGGTTGTTTTTTTGTGGACGGCGGGTATAAATCGATAGATAAATAgca
This portion of the Choristoneura fumiferana chromosome 14, NRCan_CFum_1, whole genome shotgun sequence genome encodes:
- the NijC gene encoding ninjurin C isoform X4; this encodes MENSKNSDGATCPMDEIITKEQDASTGVLSTLVKGLDANRYATKKTVAQGMLDIALLTSNASQLKYVLQVGPKHEFYTLLVVLISISLVLQVLSAIVAAVLSLVYNINYENNHRKANVLNDSSLIFKIIGVTVNVLISVFFSIEMDSINSS
- the NijC gene encoding ninjurin C isoform X2, translated to MENSKNSDGATCPMDEIITKEQDASTGVLSTLVKGLDANRYATKKTVAQGMLDIALLTSNASQLKYVLQVGPKHEFYTLLVVLISISLVLQASAGILAIVISTMDNEGSEREKKLADWLYHTSVGLMTCAVFCDVIKMTFGLDPALSTQDFYGNRTSSIVNKLK
- the NijC gene encoding ninjurin C isoform X1 translates to MENSKNSDGATCPMDEIITKEQDASTGVLSTLVKGLDANRYATKKTVAQGMLDIALLTSNASQLKYVLQVGPKHEFYTLLVVLISISLVLQLLVGLLFVIIGGLDLNDHDDQPSAVILNDVIVIFIFVISVVNIVISAFGLEYSNSPLILDRLNYINNEYLRKGNSTVS